The following are encoded together in the Xanthomonas sacchari genome:
- a CDS encoding APC family permease, giving the protein MAAQGKFHKRLSLTDLTFIGLGSIFGSGWLFSASHVSAIAGPAGIVSWIAGGVAVLLLGLVYCELGAALPRAGGVVRYPEYSHGVLLGWLMGFITLIAFSSLIAIEVEAARQYAAAWFPWLNQAGSTHPSVAGWLLQLALLVAFFLLNYYSVKTFATANNIVSVFKFLVPVLVIVLLMAHFDARNLHVQGFAPFGAAGVEAAISAGGIIFAYLGLTPIVSVASEVRDPQRNIPIALILSVALSTVIYVLLQLAFLGGVPAQHLANGWGGIDKAFSLPYHDIALALGMGWLAALVICDAMISPSGTGNIYMNATPRVVYGWARSGGFLPVLTKVDATSGIPRPALWLSLGLSVFWTLPFPSWEALINVVSAALVLSYAVAPVTVAALRRSAPELPRPFRLRGMAVLGPLSFIVAGLIVYWSTWNTLSWLLGLQIAMFALYVLYRLPNAAGRARLWRQVRGVLWLIVFFALVLVVSRLGTFGGSGWIAHPWDTLCVAAIALGCYHWGARSGLRPEELALEEDDGE; this is encoded by the coding sequence ATGGCCGCACAAGGCAAGTTCCACAAGCGTTTGAGCCTCACCGATCTGACCTTCATCGGGTTGGGCTCGATCTTCGGTTCCGGTTGGCTGTTCTCGGCCAGCCACGTCTCGGCGATCGCCGGGCCGGCCGGCATCGTCTCGTGGATCGCCGGCGGCGTGGCGGTGCTGCTGCTGGGGCTGGTGTACTGCGAACTGGGCGCCGCCCTGCCGCGTGCCGGCGGCGTGGTGCGCTACCCGGAGTACTCGCACGGTGTGCTGCTCGGCTGGCTGATGGGCTTCATCACTTTGATCGCCTTCTCCAGCCTGATCGCGATCGAAGTGGAAGCAGCACGGCAATACGCCGCAGCGTGGTTCCCCTGGCTCAACCAGGCCGGCAGCACCCATCCCAGCGTCGCCGGCTGGCTGCTGCAACTGGCGCTGCTGGTCGCGTTCTTCCTGCTCAACTACTACAGCGTCAAGACCTTCGCCACCGCCAACAACATCGTCAGCGTGTTCAAGTTCCTGGTGCCGGTGCTGGTGATCGTGCTGCTGATGGCGCATTTCGATGCGCGCAACCTGCACGTGCAGGGCTTCGCGCCGTTCGGTGCGGCCGGGGTGGAGGCGGCGATCTCCGCGGGCGGCATCATCTTCGCCTACCTCGGACTCACGCCGATCGTGTCGGTGGCCAGCGAGGTGCGCGATCCGCAACGCAATATCCCGATCGCGCTGATCCTGTCGGTGGCGCTGTCCACGGTGATCTACGTGCTGCTGCAGCTCGCCTTCCTCGGCGGGGTGCCGGCGCAGCATCTGGCCAACGGCTGGGGCGGCATCGACAAGGCGTTCTCGCTGCCATATCACGACATCGCCCTGGCGCTGGGCATGGGCTGGCTGGCGGCATTGGTGATCTGCGACGCGATGATCTCGCCCAGCGGCACCGGCAACATCTACATGAACGCCACGCCGCGGGTGGTCTACGGCTGGGCGCGCAGCGGCGGTTTCCTGCCGGTGCTGACCAAAGTGGACGCCACCTCCGGCATCCCGCGCCCGGCGCTGTGGCTGAGCCTGGGTCTGTCGGTGTTCTGGACCCTGCCGTTCCCCTCGTGGGAGGCGCTGATCAACGTGGTGTCGGCGGCGCTGGTGCTGAGCTATGCGGTGGCGCCAGTGACCGTGGCCGCCTTGCGGCGCAGCGCGCCGGAGCTGCCGCGGCCGTTCCGGTTGCGCGGCATGGCGGTGCTCGGGCCACTGTCGTTCATCGTCGCAGGCCTGATCGTGTACTGGTCGACCTGGAACACGCTGTCGTGGCTGCTCGGCCTGCAGATCGCGATGTTCGCCCTGTACGTGTTGTACCGCCTGCCCAACGCGGCCGGCCGCGCGCGGCTGTGGCGGCAGGTGCGCGGCGTGCTGTGGCTGATCGTGTTCTTCGCGCTGGTGCTGGTGGTGTCGCGTCTGGGCACCTTCGGCGGCAGCGGCTGGATCGCGCATCCCTGGGACACGCTGTGCGTGGCCGCGATCGCGCTGGGCTGCTACCACTGGGGCGCGCGCAGCGGCCTGCGTCCGGAGGAACTGGCACTGGAAGAGGATGACGGGGAGTAG
- a CDS encoding S9 family peptidase — protein MNKFFVSLVMALACCAGAAHAAPSVADYQRSLGLREAWIGLTENVTWPAQWRDDGAFYYRKTVPGGFAFVVEDVASQRKQPAFDQQRLARALSAATGTAYPALRLPFVRFAYVAEGGKAQAAIVFELDELPWRCTLTTYVCARADSGPQPRPRGFGVVRDLSVPADATPRRSPDGRWEAYVDGNAVMLRAVADGRTLRLADDGRSDDFYDPETIAWSPDSQRLALYRVKPGFPRRVTRVEAAPPGGGQPIVRTQLYPKPGDAVDIERPVLFDLGALARGGAPRRVDIDDALFANPYQLSPIQWRRDSASFVFDYVQRGFQRMRAIAVDAATGKAHVAVGEDAKTFVYADRSYHHDVDGLGQEILWISERDGWRHLYLFDGASGRIKTQITKGEWIVRDVLRVDDAQRRIWFTASGMDAGKDPYYRQLFAVDFDGGHLTRLTQADADHDVAIADDGRHYVDVYSRPDMAPVMELHAIDGRLLQVVERGDIRKLQAAGWRAPQTFVAKGRDGKTDIWGMVVRPRDYDPHKKYPVIENIYAGPHDSFVPKTFWPFGYHSGGDKQIGMQAQADLGFIVVMIDGMGTANRSKAFHDVAWKNLGDSGFPDRIAWHKAMAAQDPSYDIGRVGIYGASAGGQSTLGALERHPDFYKVGVAYAGCYDNRMDKISWNEQWMGWPVDASYARASGVDNAAKLRGDLLLIVGEQDSNVDPASTGQVVDALIKANKDFDLLVVPGGEHTVGRSTGPIDYVQRRQYDFFVRHLLGEPTPAWNRL, from the coding sequence ATGAACAAGTTTTTTGTGTCTCTCGTCATGGCACTGGCCTGCTGCGCCGGCGCCGCCCACGCTGCGCCCAGCGTCGCCGACTACCAGCGCTCGCTGGGCCTGCGCGAGGCCTGGATCGGCCTGACCGAGAACGTGACCTGGCCGGCGCAGTGGCGCGACGACGGCGCGTTCTACTACCGCAAGACCGTGCCGGGCGGCTTCGCCTTCGTGGTCGAGGACGTGGCCAGCCAGCGCAAGCAGCCGGCGTTCGACCAGCAGCGGCTGGCGCGCGCGCTGAGCGCGGCGACCGGCACCGCCTACCCGGCGCTGCGCCTGCCGTTCGTGCGTTTCGCCTACGTCGCCGAGGGTGGCAAGGCGCAGGCGGCGATCGTCTTCGAGCTCGACGAACTGCCGTGGCGCTGCACCCTCACCACCTACGTCTGTGCGCGCGCCGACAGCGGTCCGCAGCCGCGGCCGCGCGGGTTCGGCGTGGTGCGCGATCTCAGCGTGCCGGCCGACGCCACCCCGCGGCGCTCGCCGGACGGGCGCTGGGAGGCCTATGTCGACGGCAACGCGGTGATGCTGCGCGCGGTGGCCGACGGGCGCACGCTGCGCCTGGCCGACGATGGCCGCAGCGACGATTTCTACGATCCGGAAACCATCGCGTGGTCGCCGGATTCGCAGCGGCTGGCGTTGTACCGGGTGAAGCCCGGCTTTCCCCGCCGCGTCACCCGGGTGGAGGCGGCGCCGCCCGGCGGCGGCCAGCCGATCGTGCGCACGCAGCTGTATCCCAAGCCCGGCGATGCGGTGGACATCGAGCGACCGGTGCTGTTCGACCTCGGCGCGCTGGCGCGCGGTGGTGCGCCGAGGCGTGTGGACATCGACGATGCATTGTTCGCCAACCCGTACCAGCTCTCGCCGATCCAGTGGCGACGCGACAGCGCCAGCTTCGTGTTCGACTACGTACAGCGCGGCTTCCAGCGCATGCGCGCGATCGCGGTGGACGCGGCCACGGGCAAGGCGCATGTGGCGGTGGGCGAGGACGCCAAGACCTTCGTGTACGCCGACCGCAGCTACCACCACGATGTCGATGGCCTGGGCCAGGAAATCCTGTGGATCTCCGAGCGCGACGGCTGGCGCCACCTGTACCTGTTCGACGGTGCCAGCGGCCGGATCAAGACGCAGATCACCAAGGGCGAGTGGATCGTGCGCGACGTGCTGCGCGTGGACGATGCACAGCGGCGCATCTGGTTCACCGCCAGCGGCATGGATGCGGGCAAGGATCCGTACTACCGGCAACTGTTCGCGGTGGATTTCGACGGCGGCCACCTGACCCGGCTGACCCAGGCCGATGCCGACCACGACGTGGCCATCGCCGACGACGGACGCCATTACGTGGACGTGTACTCGCGTCCGGACATGGCGCCGGTGATGGAACTGCATGCCATCGACGGGCGCCTGCTGCAGGTGGTGGAACGCGGCGACATCCGCAAGCTGCAGGCCGCCGGCTGGCGCGCGCCGCAGACCTTCGTCGCCAAGGGCCGCGACGGCAAGACCGACATCTGGGGCATGGTGGTGCGCCCGCGCGACTACGACCCGCACAAGAAGTATCCGGTGATCGAGAACATCTACGCCGGCCCGCACGATTCCTTCGTGCCCAAGACCTTCTGGCCGTTCGGCTACCACTCCGGCGGCGACAAGCAGATCGGCATGCAGGCGCAGGCCGACCTGGGCTTCATCGTGGTGATGATCGACGGCATGGGCACGGCCAACCGTTCCAAGGCCTTCCACGACGTGGCCTGGAAGAACCTCGGCGATTCCGGCTTCCCCGACCGCATCGCCTGGCACAAGGCGATGGCCGCGCAGGATCCGTCCTACGATATCGGTCGCGTCGGCATCTACGGCGCGTCGGCCGGCGGACAGAGCACGCTGGGCGCGTTGGAGCGGCATCCGGATTTCTACAAGGTGGGCGTGGCCTATGCGGGGTGCTACGACAACCGCATGGACAAGATCAGCTGGAACGAGCAATGGATGGGCTGGCCGGTGGACGCCAGCTATGCACGCGCCTCCGGCGTGGACAATGCTGCCAAGCTGCGTGGCGACCTGCTGCTGATCGTCGGCGAGCAGGACAGCAACGTCGACCCGGCCTCGACCGGGCAGGTGGTGGACGCGCTGATCAAGGCCAACAAGGACTTCGACCTGCTGGTCGTGCCCGGCGGCGAACACACCGTCGGCCGCTCCACCGGCCCCATCGACTATGTGCAGCGTCGCCAGTACGACTTCTTCGTGCGGCATCTGTTGGGGGAGCCGACGCCGGCGTGGAATCGGTTGTAG
- a CDS encoding flagellar basal body protein, with translation MTAIAPSSSIALSGMRAATSGLQVRANNIANLATDGFQRSVPVNQASAGGGVVGQVQQADGQGSDLVDDMVGTLTERTAFQANARVLRAADDSIGSLLDVLA, from the coding sequence ATGACCGCCATCGCTCCCAGTTCCTCGATCGCGCTGTCCGGCATGCGCGCGGCGACGTCCGGCTTGCAGGTGCGTGCCAACAACATCGCCAATCTCGCCACCGACGGGTTCCAGCGTTCGGTGCCGGTGAACCAGGCGAGCGCCGGCGGTGGCGTGGTCGGCCAGGTGCAGCAGGCCGACGGGCAGGGCAGCGATCTGGTCGACGACATGGTCGGCACGCTGACCGAACGCACCGCGTTCCAGGCCAACGCGCGCGTGCTGCGTGCGGCCGACGACAGCATCGGCAGTCTGCTCGACGTGCTCGCCTAA
- a CDS encoding Tat pathway signal protein, with translation MDRRDFLRQGLAVGAVAGVEALAGRAAAAPIAASAARAPAPPQLQPLAADALAGHTLQCRFVEAGATWEVYEDLRQPDGDLTLRGPGGALVLGKRTEAVFPAAQAPYFGMALAEVAMADADLLADRLLRDGDPRADEVRDVAPPPASQLDPKDYNGRLPWTTFVGTRECADTMPVYPDGRTRCYRAIQAFPELGKDELVRRRSEGLLGGWMPAVRKVVPAGEGRYYDILLFADVLAEDRFVVQTWHRSALVEHGKVSKVVYGYSYPDYPPRRGPRSAEDFYRGLLAFAGYWQAQLADTVQAQTPDASWRDMARFAFARELVVRPGGTYPKYGAVDRDYYGNEYDGFQDTFTSSLYANLEWGRFAQAAAVLDGYFSDFVQADGMVNMRGPETGQFGLTLSLLARYLRYTGDAALLRKHRDKIAATAQVLVELHDASLRLPASAPGHGLLHGWNESDACLFPDPQVWWKPYYANSALTVRGWQDLAAVWSDIAGPGGQAAAAQWQRRAQQLSAQLLRTLRGNIRRDLQPPYIGPLPGVKLTFRQSLQQEHPSEQGWPHRAYAELLQADVLPDDLAHLVIDCVRGHGGTSLGVVGNITAPTPEARDLLGFISYGYAQQLLRLDRIEEYLLFLYAHRFHVHTRGSWTAGEVSGITGGMPLFCIPAQLTIPLLLRWMLVFEDSTGEELFLARAVPRDWLGSGETIAIDAAPTRWGRVSLALHADPARKRIDGSVTLPAQRPARTWLTLRVPAGTRLQEVRLDGQPAVLSGPHNERVLVPAGSAATVAISAVYG, from the coding sequence ATGGATCGGAGAGATTTCCTGCGGCAGGGCCTGGCCGTTGGCGCGGTTGCCGGCGTGGAAGCGCTGGCCGGGCGTGCCGCCGCGGCACCCATAGCGGCCAGCGCCGCGCGTGCGCCTGCGCCGCCGCAACTGCAGCCGCTGGCGGCCGACGCGCTGGCCGGGCATACCCTGCAATGCCGTTTCGTCGAGGCCGGCGCGACCTGGGAGGTGTACGAAGACCTGCGCCAGCCCGACGGCGATCTGACCCTGCGCGGGCCGGGTGGGGCGTTGGTGCTGGGCAAGCGCACCGAAGCGGTGTTCCCGGCGGCGCAGGCGCCGTATTTCGGCATGGCCCTGGCCGAGGTGGCGATGGCCGATGCCGACCTGCTCGCCGACCGCCTGCTGCGCGACGGCGATCCGCGCGCCGACGAGGTGCGCGACGTGGCGCCGCCGCCGGCCTCGCAACTGGATCCCAAGGACTACAACGGGCGCCTGCCGTGGACCACCTTCGTCGGTACCCGCGAATGCGCCGACACCATGCCGGTGTACCCGGACGGGCGCACCCGCTGCTACCGCGCGATCCAGGCGTTCCCGGAACTGGGCAAGGACGAACTGGTGCGGCGCCGCAGCGAAGGCCTGCTCGGCGGCTGGATGCCGGCGGTGCGCAAGGTGGTGCCGGCCGGCGAGGGCCGCTACTACGACATCCTGCTGTTCGCCGACGTGCTGGCCGAGGATCGCTTCGTGGTGCAGACCTGGCACCGCAGTGCGCTGGTCGAGCACGGCAAGGTCAGCAAGGTGGTGTACGGCTACAGCTATCCCGACTACCCGCCGCGGCGCGGCCCGCGCAGCGCCGAGGATTTCTACCGCGGCCTGCTCGCCTTCGCCGGCTACTGGCAGGCGCAGCTCGCCGACACCGTGCAGGCGCAGACTCCGGATGCGAGCTGGCGCGACATGGCGCGCTTCGCCTTCGCCCGCGAACTGGTGGTGCGCCCGGGCGGAACCTATCCCAAGTACGGCGCGGTGGACCGCGACTACTACGGCAACGAGTACGATGGTTTCCAGGACACCTTCACCAGTTCGCTGTACGCCAACCTGGAGTGGGGCCGCTTCGCCCAGGCCGCGGCGGTGCTGGACGGGTATTTCAGCGATTTCGTGCAGGCCGATGGCATGGTCAACATGCGCGGCCCGGAGACCGGGCAGTTCGGGCTGACCCTGTCGCTGCTGGCGCGCTACCTGCGCTACACCGGCGATGCCGCGCTGCTGCGCAAGCACCGCGACAAGATCGCCGCCACCGCGCAGGTGCTGGTCGAACTGCACGATGCCAGCCTGCGCCTGCCGGCATCGGCACCGGGGCATGGCCTGCTCCACGGCTGGAACGAATCCGATGCCTGCCTGTTCCCCGATCCGCAGGTGTGGTGGAAGCCGTACTACGCCAACAGCGCGCTGACGGTGCGCGGCTGGCAGGACCTGGCGGCGGTGTGGAGCGACATCGCCGGGCCGGGCGGGCAGGCCGCCGCGGCGCAATGGCAGCGCCGTGCGCAGCAACTCTCTGCGCAGCTGCTGCGCACGCTGCGTGGCAACATCCGCCGCGATCTGCAGCCGCCTTACATCGGCCCGCTGCCGGGGGTGAAGCTGACGTTCCGCCAGTCGCTGCAGCAGGAGCATCCCAGCGAGCAGGGCTGGCCGCACCGCGCCTATGCCGAACTGCTGCAGGCCGACGTGCTGCCCGACGACCTGGCGCACCTGGTCATCGACTGCGTACGCGGCCACGGCGGCACCAGCCTCGGTGTGGTCGGCAACATCACCGCGCCGACCCCGGAGGCGCGCGACCTGCTCGGCTTCATCTCCTACGGCTACGCGCAGCAGTTGCTGCGCCTGGACCGGATCGAGGAATACCTGCTGTTCCTGTACGCGCACCGCTTCCACGTGCATACCCGCGGCAGCTGGACCGCGGGCGAGGTCAGCGGCATCACCGGCGGCATGCCGCTGTTCTGCATCCCGGCGCAGCTGACCATTCCGCTGCTGCTGCGCTGGATGCTGGTGTTCGAGGACAGCACCGGCGAGGAACTGTTCCTGGCGCGGGCGGTGCCGCGCGACTGGCTGGGCAGCGGCGAGACGATCGCGATCGACGCGGCGCCGACGCGCTGGGGCAGGGTGTCGCTGGCGCTGCACGCGGATCCGGCGCGCAAGCGCATCGACGGCAGCGTGACGCTGCCGGCGCAGCGGCCGGCACGCACCTGGCTGACCCTGCGCGTGCCGGCCGGCACTCGCCTGCAGGAAGTGCGGCTGGACGGGCAGCCGGCGGTGCTGTCCGGGCCGCACAACGAGCGCGTACTGGTGCCGGCCGGCAGCGCGGCGACGGTGGCGATTTCGGCCGTCTACGGCTGA
- a CDS encoding TonB-dependent receptor, which translates to MPSLLERVAPLLPCSWRAAPQPGPLAAAICTALALLAPAAQAQEAQTQDTQATTLERISVTGSHLRRVDAETASPVITIDRQRIEDSGQDTLGQLLQQLPAMAGNMPNVSLNSGFSHGRALVSLRNLGPERTLVLVNGHRMAGPASSVSAAPGVDVNAIPAAMVERIEVLTDGASSVYGSDAIAGVVNIILKDKYDGFAATADYGLSTHGDGNRRSLGLEWGKTWERGGLILGVSRSSMNALYDSDRDYARTAQNYLNGQVVERRGNGTRAFLSNGSVLTPNADLPPGQVTASDFHTYSQAVEGYNSYTGQYLITPVQRTNASAHASFDFTPNVQGYLDMFWTRSETTSQLTAYGLELPNAAQNYYNPFGSQLSRYLLRSVPANTRVYTSTMYQTNIVAGLRGKFGDSSWQWDAAAGYAHYKDTLVRNGFSITSALNNAVGASFRDTDGTIKCGTPGNVIAGCTPINVFNPDDPATIAAIKATQSAVDLIDESTMKFAEASVNGDLFAMPAGAVQAAFGLSFRKNGFSQGTSNPVAAADAEGNCDYNDGCIMNQGHDETIKEAYAEVLVPLLKGVTGAQALNLNLGTRYSRYDYWGSTTNSKVALEWRPIDNLLIRATGSQVFRAPALGDLYGSPFNGVVDDAGTYTDPCNGYTGGGNPAACANVPTNGSFVNSSSFTVLTTGSANAGFAIKPEQGRSYNIGAVYDPGWAEGLSLNLDSWRVTLDDMINGTGLDQVLQNCYDGQSAYCPLIKRGPTGQLVSVTVPFAINSGKVDIRGDDVGIKYALPETAWGRFRAGVDATYLSSYKFSGDPHNYVGEQSSYGNMPRWRANFTLDWDNGPWHASWNTRLIGRTTVGSAYEDFCVNTAADGSCVYFPVGAVTYHDASVSRKFESLHTTLALGVNNLGNRTPPRYYGYASAANTDAFTYDTLGRYFWARIRTEF; encoded by the coding sequence ATGCCGTCTTTGCTCGAACGCGTTGCGCCGCTGCTCCCGTGTTCCTGGCGCGCCGCGCCGCAGCCCGGTCCGCTGGCCGCGGCCATCTGCACCGCCCTGGCCCTGCTCGCGCCGGCAGCGCAGGCGCAGGAGGCGCAGACCCAGGACACCCAGGCGACCACCCTGGAACGGATCAGCGTCACAGGCAGCCACCTGCGCCGCGTCGATGCGGAGACCGCCAGCCCGGTCATCACCATCGACCGCCAGCGCATCGAGGACAGCGGCCAGGACACCCTCGGCCAGCTGCTGCAGCAACTGCCGGCGATGGCCGGCAACATGCCCAACGTCTCGCTCAATTCCGGCTTCAGCCATGGCCGCGCGCTGGTGTCGCTGCGCAACCTCGGCCCCGAGCGCACCCTGGTGCTGGTCAACGGCCACCGCATGGCCGGGCCGGCCAGCAGTGTCTCGGCCGCGCCCGGCGTGGACGTCAACGCGATTCCGGCGGCGATGGTCGAGCGCATCGAGGTGCTCACCGACGGCGCCTCGTCGGTGTACGGCTCCGACGCCATAGCCGGCGTGGTCAACATCATCCTCAAGGACAAGTACGATGGCTTCGCCGCCACCGCCGACTACGGCCTGAGCACGCACGGCGACGGCAACCGCCGCTCGCTCGGGCTGGAGTGGGGCAAGACCTGGGAGCGCGGCGGGCTGATCCTCGGCGTGAGCCGCAGCTCGATGAACGCGCTGTACGACAGCGATCGCGACTACGCGCGCACCGCGCAGAACTACCTCAACGGCCAGGTGGTCGAGCGCCGCGGCAACGGCACCCGCGCCTTCCTCAGCAACGGCAGCGTGCTGACCCCCAATGCCGACCTGCCGCCGGGCCAGGTCACCGCCAGCGACTTCCACACCTACAGCCAGGCGGTGGAAGGCTACAACTCCTACACCGGGCAGTACCTGATCACCCCGGTGCAGCGCACCAACGCCTCGGCGCACGCCAGTTTCGACTTCACCCCGAACGTGCAGGGCTACCTGGACATGTTCTGGACCCGCAGCGAGACCACCTCGCAGCTCACCGCCTACGGCCTGGAACTGCCCAACGCCGCGCAGAACTACTACAACCCCTTCGGCAGCCAGCTCAGCCGCTACCTGCTGCGCTCGGTGCCGGCCAACACCCGCGTCTACACCTCGACGATGTACCAGACCAACATCGTCGCCGGGTTGCGCGGCAAGTTCGGCGACAGCAGCTGGCAATGGGACGCGGCGGCCGGCTACGCGCACTACAAGGACACCCTGGTGCGCAACGGCTTCTCCATCACCTCGGCACTGAACAACGCGGTCGGCGCCTCGTTCCGCGACACCGACGGCACCATCAAGTGCGGCACGCCCGGCAACGTCATCGCCGGCTGTACCCCGATCAACGTGTTCAACCCGGACGATCCGGCCACCATCGCCGCGATCAAGGCCACCCAGAGCGCGGTCGACCTGATCGACGAGAGCACGATGAAATTCGCCGAGGCCAGCGTCAACGGCGACCTGTTCGCGATGCCGGCCGGTGCGGTGCAGGCGGCGTTCGGCCTGTCGTTCCGCAAGAACGGCTTCTCGCAGGGCACCAGCAACCCGGTGGCGGCGGCCGATGCGGAAGGCAACTGCGACTACAACGACGGTTGCATCATGAACCAGGGCCACGACGAAACCATCAAGGAGGCCTACGCCGAAGTGCTGGTGCCGCTGCTCAAGGGCGTGACCGGCGCGCAGGCGCTGAACCTCAACCTGGGCACGCGCTACTCGCGCTACGACTACTGGGGCAGCACCACCAACAGCAAGGTGGCGCTGGAATGGCGGCCGATCGACAACCTGCTGATCCGCGCCACCGGCTCGCAGGTGTTCCGCGCGCCCGCGCTGGGCGATCTGTACGGCTCGCCGTTCAACGGCGTGGTCGACGACGCCGGGACCTACACCGATCCGTGCAACGGCTACACCGGCGGCGGCAACCCCGCGGCCTGCGCCAACGTGCCGACCAACGGCAGCTTCGTCAACAGCTCGTCCTTCACCGTGCTCACCACCGGCTCGGCCAACGCGGGCTTCGCGATCAAGCCCGAGCAGGGCCGCTCCTACAACATCGGCGCGGTGTACGACCCGGGCTGGGCCGAGGGCCTGTCGTTGAATCTGGACAGCTGGCGCGTCACCCTGGACGACATGATCAACGGCACCGGCCTGGATCAGGTGCTGCAGAACTGCTACGACGGCCAGAGCGCCTATTGCCCGCTGATCAAGCGCGGCCCCACCGGCCAACTGGTCAGCGTCACCGTGCCGTTCGCGATCAACAGCGGCAAGGTCGACATCCGCGGCGACGACGTCGGCATCAAGTACGCCTTGCCGGAGACGGCCTGGGGCCGCTTCCGCGCCGGCGTCGATGCCACCTACCTGTCCAGCTACAAGTTCAGCGGCGATCCGCACAACTACGTGGGCGAACAATCCAGCTACGGCAACATGCCGCGCTGGCGCGCCAACTTCACGCTCGACTGGGACAACGGCCCCTGGCACGCGAGCTGGAACACGCGCCTGATCGGGCGCACCACCGTCGGCAGCGCCTACGAGGACTTCTGCGTCAACACCGCCGCCGACGGCAGTTGCGTGTACTTCCCGGTCGGCGCGGTGACTTATCACGACGCCAGCGTGAGCCGGAAGTTCGAGAGCCTGCATACCACCCTGGCGCTGGGCGTGAACAACCTCGGCAATCGCACGCCGCCGCGCTACTACGGCTATGCCAGCGCGGCCAACACCGATGCGTTCACCTACGACACGCTGGGGCGCTACTTCTGGGCACGGATCAGGACCGAGTTTTGA